One window of Candidatus Omnitrophota bacterium genomic DNA carries:
- a CDS encoding electron transfer flavoprotein subunit beta/FixA family protein yields the protein MNIIVCIKQVPDTTEVKIDPQTNTLIREGVASIINPFDMYAIEEGIRLKEKYGGKVTVISMGPPQAEEALREAISMGCDEAILITDRAFAGSDTWATSYTLAKAIEKIGDFDLIICGKQAIDGDTAQVGPGISAHLDLPQVTYVKKIEEIKISERQPQKASLIHTEEIRTPEHQLPIADVARVERMMEEGYEVVEVPLPCLITVVKEINEPRLPSLKGKLRARCAEIKKWGIQDLGLDKKDVGLEGSPTRVVKIFTPPPRKGGQILEGETKEVVEKLVELLKSEII from the coding sequence ATGAATATAATTGTTTGTATCAAGCAGGTTCCAGATACAACTGAGGTTAAAATTGATCCCCAGACAAACACTTTAATTCGGGAAGGTGTAGCGTCGATTATTAATCCCTTTGATATGTATGCTATAGAGGAGGGGATTCGTTTAAAGGAAAAATACGGTGGTAAAGTCACGGTGATAAGCATGGGCCCTCCTCAGGCAGAAGAGGCATTGCGTGAAGCTATATCCATGGGGTGCGATGAAGCAATTTTGATTACCGATAGAGCCTTTGCCGGTTCTGATACTTGGGCAACCAGTTATACTTTGGCAAAAGCGATTGAGAAAATTGGCGATTTTGACCTGATTATTTGCGGTAAGCAGGCAATAGACGGAGACACCGCTCAAGTTGGCCCGGGAATTTCTGCCCATTTAGATCTACCGCAGGTAACCTATGTGAAGAAGATTGAGGAGATAAAAATATCAGAACGCCAGCCACAGAAGGCGAGCCTTATCCATACGGAAGAGATTAGAACACCAGAGCACCAGTTACCCATTGCCGATGTGGCGAGGGTTGAGCGGATGATGGAGGAAGGTTATGAGGTAGTTGAGGTTCCGCTTCCCTGTTTGATTACCGTCGTAAAAGAAATAAATGAACCGCGTCTACCTTCATTAAAAGGAAAACTTCGGGCAAGATGTGCAGAAATTAAAAAATGGGGAATCCAAGATTTAGGTTTGGATAAAAAAGATGTGGGATTGGAAGGTTCTCCGACGCGGGTGGTAAAAATATTTACGCCTCCACCACGCAAAGGCGGACAAATTTTAGAAGGTGAGACAAAAGAAGTGGTGGAAAAGTTGGTGGAACTACTTAAATCAGAAATTATTTAG
- a CDS encoding electron transfer flavoprotein subunit alpha: MGIVVIKEKCTGCKLCVKACPFGAIRIEQRLAVIDLDKCNLCGACVSVCKFSAIVLEKSVTDYRAPVTDYQGIWVFGEQKKGIIQPVVFELLGEARRLAEDLKTDVSCVVLGYKIENKRIEELFWRGADKVYLVEAEELYHYQDEPYTNVITELIKKYKPEIFLCGATAIGRSLIARVAINVKTGLTADCTGLAIDPEKKLLLQTRPAFGGNIMATIICPDYRPQMATVRHKVMKELAIDKTRKGTIIRGNYDGKLLLSRTKLLDIVEEIEATVNLAEADIIVSGGRGLGKQENFNLIADLAKVLGGAVGASRAAVDSGWISYSHQVGQTGRTVCPKIYIACGISGQIQHLIGMQSSKIIVAINKDSHAPIFNVATYGIVGDLFEIVPALTEKFKEVLRK, encoded by the coding sequence ATGGGGATAGTGGTTATTAAAGAAAAATGTACGGGATGTAAACTCTGCGTTAAGGCTTGTCCTTTTGGGGCAATAAGAATAGAGCAGAGGTTAGCGGTTATTGACCTTGATAAATGTAATCTCTGTGGTGCCTGTGTTTCCGTTTGTAAATTTTCTGCTATTGTTTTAGAGAAATCAGTTACCGATTACCGAGCACCGGTTACCGATTACCAGGGAATTTGGGTTTTTGGGGAACAAAAAAAAGGAATAATACAACCGGTAGTTTTTGAACTCTTGGGAGAAGCGAGGCGCTTGGCAGAAGATTTAAAAACCGATGTTTCTTGCGTGGTTTTGGGATATAAGATAGAGAACAAGCGGATAGAAGAGCTTTTTTGGAGAGGAGCAGATAAGGTTTATTTAGTGGAAGCAGAAGAACTTTATCACTACCAGGATGAGCCCTATACTAATGTTATTACAGAATTGATTAAAAAATACAAACCAGAGATTTTTCTCTGTGGAGCAACAGCCATTGGCCGGTCATTGATTGCTCGCGTCGCCATAAATGTGAAAACTGGTTTAACCGCGGATTGCACCGGTTTGGCGATTGACCCCGAGAAAAAACTTCTTTTACAGACCCGTCCCGCTTTTGGAGGAAATATCATGGCAACGATAATTTGTCCTGATTATCGACCGCAGATGGCCACGGTAAGACATAAGGTAATGAAAGAATTGGCTATAGATAAGACAAGAAAAGGGACAATTATTCGGGGTAATTATGACGGGAAATTACTCTTGTCGCGCACAAAGTTGTTGGATATTGTAGAGGAAATAGAAGCAACCGTTAACCTTGCCGAGGCAGACATAATTGTTTCTGGTGGAAGAGGGTTGGGAAAACAGGAGAATTTCAATTTGATTGCAGATTTAGCAAAAGTTTTGGGTGGAGCGGTCGGTGCTTCACGAGCAGCGGTAGATAGCGGATGGATTTCTTATTCACATCAGGTAGGCCAGACAGGAAGAACAGTTTGCCCGAAGATTTATATTGCCTGCGGGATTTCCGGTCAAATCCAGCATTTAATTGGCATGCAATCTTCAAAGATAATTGTGGCCATAAATAAAGATTCCCATGCTCCGATATTTAATGTGGCTACGTATGGAATTGTAGGGGATTTGTTTGAAATAGTTCCTGCGTTGACAGAGAAATTTAAGGAAGTACTGAGGAAATAG
- a CDS encoding GspE/PulE family protein — MAIRETLKLGEMLIEAGVITPEQLDAGLKEHKRTKEFLGITLVKMGFVSEEVLFPILSKQLGIPFVRIRETKIEPEIIKKVPAKFASYYKLMPVKMENGILVVAVTDPLDIHTIDDIRLLLGYEVKPVLAGEKDIIEGIKKYYGVGAGTVEKMMEKTVVEETEKVTEVVTEEVEELAEDASVIKFVNQLLTQAVEERATDVHIEPYEDELKVRFRIDGVLNDISVPAGIRHFASAIVSRIKIMSNLNIAERRLPQDGRIIIKIKGKDYDLRISIIPCVFGESVVIRILSPGMLYSLEELGLSERDLKILEEMIAKPHGIIFNTGPTGSGKTTTLYACLNKINKPGIKIITIEDPVEYQLKGIVQLQVHPKIGFTFAAGLRSILRHDPDVIMVGEVRDLETAETAIRVALTGHLVFSTLHTNDASGGVTRLIDMGIEPFLVASSVECIIAQRLVRLICPDCKKAIKPSKDVLEELEVMENVDIDKITIFEGKGCEKCKFTGYRGRTGIYEFLVINNEIRKMIMERLSSDQIKKKAMEMGMRTLRQDGWEKVLKGLTTPAEVMRVTQREE; from the coding sequence ATGGCAATAAGAGAAACTTTAAAATTAGGAGAGATGTTAATTGAGGCAGGGGTAATTACTCCTGAACAACTAGATGCGGGGCTAAAAGAACACAAAAGAACCAAGGAATTTTTAGGGATTACTTTAGTGAAAATGGGGTTTGTAAGCGAAGAGGTTCTTTTCCCTATTCTTTCCAAACAATTAGGCATTCCTTTTGTGCGCATAAGAGAAACCAAGATAGAGCCAGAGATTATCAAAAAGGTTCCCGCAAAATTTGCTTCTTACTATAAACTTATGCCCGTTAAGATGGAAAATGGAATACTGGTGGTTGCGGTGACTGATCCTTTGGATATTCATACCATTGACGATATAAGACTACTTTTAGGCTACGAGGTAAAACCGGTTTTAGCAGGAGAAAAAGATATCATTGAGGGGATAAAAAAATATTATGGCGTAGGCGCGGGAACAGTAGAGAAAATGATGGAGAAGACAGTAGTTGAGGAGACAGAGAAAGTTACGGAAGTAGTAACTGAAGAAGTAGAGGAGTTGGCGGAAGACGCTTCGGTAATAAAATTTGTTAATCAATTGCTTACTCAAGCAGTAGAAGAGCGGGCTACCGATGTGCATATTGAACCCTACGAAGATGAGCTTAAAGTGCGTTTTCGTATAGACGGGGTTTTAAACGACATCTCTGTCCCGGCGGGAATTCGCCATTTTGCTTCGGCAATTGTTTCCCGCATCAAAATTATGTCTAATTTGAATATTGCTGAACGCCGACTTCCTCAGGATGGAAGAATAATTATTAAGATTAAAGGAAAAGATTACGACCTGCGTATTTCTATTATTCCCTGTGTTTTTGGAGAAAGTGTAGTGATAAGAATCTTAAGCCCGGGGATGCTTTATAGCCTGGAAGAGCTTGGTCTTTCGGAGCGAGATTTAAAAATCCTTGAAGAAATGATTGCTAAGCCGCATGGGATTATCTTTAATACCGGACCCACCGGAAGCGGAAAGACCACTACTCTCTATGCCTGTCTAAATAAGATAAATAAACCCGGGATAAAGATTATTACCATTGAAGACCCTGTAGAATACCAACTAAAAGGGATAGTGCAACTGCAGGTTCATCCCAAGATTGGCTTTACCTTTGCAGCAGGGTTGCGTTCGATATTAAGACATGACCCCGATGTAATCATGGTGGGAGAAGTGCGTGATTTAGAAACTGCGGAGACCGCTATTCGCGTGGCTTTGACCGGGCATCTTGTGTTTTCTACCTTACATACCAATGACGCGAGTGGAGGAGTTACCCGCTTAATTGATATGGGCATTGAACCATTTTTGGTCGCTTCTTCTGTAGAATGTATTATTGCTCAGCGCTTAGTAAGACTAATTTGTCCTGATTGTAAAAAAGCGATAAAGCCCAGTAAAGATGTATTGGAGGAATTAGAAGTAATGGAGAATGTAGATATTGACAAAATAACCATCTTTGAAGGTAAGGGATGTGAAAAATGCAAGTTTACCGGCTATCGGGGAAGAACGGGAATCTATGAATTTTTAGTTATCAATAATGAAATAAGAAAAATGATTATGGAGCGACTTTCCAGCGACCAGATTAAGAAAAAGGCAATGGAGATGGGAATGCGTACTCTGCGTCAGGATGGCTGGGAAAAAGTGCTTAAGGGTCTCACTACCCCGGCAGAAGTAATGCGTGTCACTCAGCGCGAGGAGTAA
- a CDS encoding S8 family serine peptidase — translation MDKKSRGRKRGGIKFLKGAIEMKKRIYNKRGEILNRLFLGLGVVILGLALAIGIKALFFKGVSPLQEMAKIEEPEKEETREIAKEELALEENSFEIPKPAITKLEKPVKMITEKVDVVAYLKERGLEIKEVKPKETLNRLLAQHPEITQKAREYLDKTDLLLTKPGSYVPGEIMIRQVLPEGKIEYTKLKVEEGREREAIKEANNIEGVEAYLNRIIPITLLKRYNLPSLPKPPVVKPVVSDYWPNDPDYLEGKQWALEVLEIADAWEVVKEYYEKSCEQLHTATSSDSRGVKTLVIRTNSTPPPPEPIPICEANYPEIKIAIIDTGCDLNHPDLAENIDKDLDYDFVNDDQEADDDNGHGTHLTGIIGAVINNGIGIAGIVPTPKLIIIKALDAEGEQVEADVLAEAIAYAIEKEARIINMSWGTWEDLMEEPVLEDAFELAFSSDILLVAAAGNHAGKGRNGEDCVLYPARYRKVLGVGGTDFVDERWETAERDYGGTATDNPWYGKPFESAYGEGVDIFAPAGDKLEGDIYSTLPDDTYGYLAGTSMSSAFVTGIAGLILTLNPELDKDTLRELILATAEEIEIEGTLAKRINAYNAVEEAFSFSIKEEDNEDEEEDNEEAEEEDNEEAEGTVPEDEIWIKGKVTEDGEAKEGITVKLMLKDKNDENRQTQEAKTDKDGKYLIKFTKLDKTKKYNLDRLEPKKQTNVLRNLEPGKEYTHDITFDIIGYGGGGEECDKASCSKSITGQGMSCRCTIRGCECKTSNEWEEYCRGTCSDWVAVTCGDGKTKWVRWCAPGCEGSYSGGDPYEYSSEGEPGRDSYTAECKNGERDEVGNVCMFGKWCGPGSNILEGCTPKKPTPTPTPTPTPTPTPTPTPTPTPTPTPTPTPTPTPTPTPTPTPEGTPTPTPEGTTDADTDADTDTTLCE, via the coding sequence ATGGATAAGAAAAGTAGGGGAAGAAAGCGTGGGGGGATAAAATTTTTAAAGGGGGCGATTGAGATGAAAAAGAGAATTTATAACAAAAGAGGAGAAATTTTAAATCGCCTGTTTTTAGGATTAGGAGTGGTAATTTTGGGGTTAGCTTTAGCCATTGGGATAAAGGCTCTATTCTTTAAAGGAGTTTCTCCACTACAAGAGATGGCAAAAATTGAAGAGCCGGAAAAGGAGGAAACTCGGGAGATTGCCAAGGAAGAGCTTGCTTTAGAGGAGAATTCTTTTGAAATTCCTAAGCCGGCAATTACTAAATTAGAAAAACCTGTCAAAATGATAACTGAAAAGGTAGATGTTGTAGCATATTTAAAGGAAAGAGGTTTAGAGATTAAAGAAGTAAAGCCTAAAGAAACCTTAAACAGACTTCTTGCCCAACATCCGGAAATTACCCAGAAGGCAAGAGAATATCTAGATAAAACTGATTTACTTCTTACTAAACCTGGTTCTTATGTTCCTGGCGAAATAATGATAAGGCAAGTTTTGCCCGAGGGGAAAATAGAATATACAAAACTTAAAGTAGAGGAAGGAAGGGAGCGGGAAGCAATCAAAGAGGCTAATAATATTGAAGGAGTAGAAGCCTATTTAAATAGAATAATTCCTATCACTTTATTAAAACGTTATAATCTTCCTTCTCTGCCCAAACCACCTGTGGTTAAACCAGTGGTTAGTGATTATTGGCCTAATGACCCGGATTATTTGGAAGGAAAACAATGGGCGCTAGAGGTATTGGAGATAGCCGATGCGTGGGAAGTGGTAAAGGAGTATTATGAAAAAAGTTGCGAACAACTTCATACTGCTACAAGTTCCGATAGTAGAGGAGTTAAGACATTAGTAATCAGAACCAATTCAACACCACCTCCTCCTGAGCCAATTCCTATTTGCGAAGCTAACTATCCGGAAATAAAAATAGCCATTATTGATACGGGTTGTGACCTTAACCATCCGGATTTAGCGGAAAACATTGATAAAGATTTAGATTACGATTTTGTAAATGACGACCAAGAAGCAGATGATGATAATGGCCATGGCACACATTTAACAGGAATCATTGGTGCGGTAATAAATAATGGAATTGGCATTGCGGGAATTGTCCCTACCCCAAAACTCATTATTATCAAAGCACTGGATGCTGAAGGAGAGCAGGTAGAGGCTGATGTGTTAGCTGAGGCTATAGCTTATGCGATTGAAAAAGAAGCGAGAATTATCAACATGTCGTGGGGAACTTGGGAGGATTTGATGGAAGAGCCAGTTTTAGAAGATGCTTTTGAACTTGCCTTTTCCAGTGATATTTTATTAGTAGCCGCAGCGGGAAATCATGCCGGTAAAGGAAGAAATGGAGAAGATTGTGTTTTATATCCGGCAAGATATAGAAAGGTTTTGGGTGTAGGAGGGACCGATTTTGTGGATGAACGCTGGGAAACTGCAGAACGAGATTATGGAGGAACGGCTACTGATAATCCTTGGTATGGAAAACCATTCGAGAGTGCTTATGGAGAAGGGGTAGATATTTTTGCACCGGCAGGGGATAAATTAGAGGGAGACATTTATAGTACACTACCTGACGATACTTACGGTTATTTAGCAGGGACATCTATGTCCAGTGCTTTTGTTACAGGGATTGCGGGTTTGATTTTAACCTTAAATCCTGAACTTGACAAAGATACGCTACGAGAGTTAATCCTTGCTACTGCTGAAGAAATAGAAATTGAGGGAACACTAGCAAAAAGAATCAATGCTTACAATGCGGTAGAAGAAGCATTTTCTTTCTCTATAAAGGAAGAAGATAACGAAGATGAAGAAGAAGATAATGAAGAAGCTGAAGAAGAAGATAATGAAGAAGCTGAAGGAACTGTTCCTGAAGATGAAATTTGGATTAAGGGTAAAGTAACGGAAGATGGAGAAGCTAAAGAAGGAATTACTGTTAAACTTATGTTAAAAGACAAAAATGATGAAAACAGGCAAACCCAGGAAGCCAAGACCGATAAAGATGGGAAATACTTGATAAAATTCACTAAACTGGATAAAACTAAAAAATATAATTTAGACCGCCTTGAGCCTAAAAAACAAACTAATGTTCTAAGAAATTTAGAGCCAGGAAAGGAGTATACGCATGATATTACGTTTGATATTATAGGATATGGAGGAGGAGGTGAAGAATGTGATAAGGCAAGCTGCAGCAAGTCCATTACTGGTCAGGGAATGAGTTGCAGATGTACAATAAGAGGTTGTGAATGTAAAACTTCAAATGAGTGGGAGGAATATTGTAGAGGAACATGTTCAGACTGGGTTGCGGTAACATGTGGAGATGGTAAAACAAAATGGGTAAGATGGTGTGCTCCTGGTTGTGAAGGAAGCTACTCAGGAGGAGATCCCTACGAATATAGTAGTGAAGGAGAACCAGGAAGAGATTCTTATACTGCAGAATGTAAAAATGGAGAGAGAGATGAAGTGGGCAACGTATGCATGTTCGGTAAGTGGTGTGGTCCTGGTTCAAATATATTGGAAGGATGTACCCCCAAAAAACCGACACCTACGCCGACACCGACGCCGACACCTACGCCGACACCTACGCCGACACCTACGCCTACGCCGACACCTACGCCGACGCCGACACCTACACCGACACCGACGCCGACACCGACACCGACACCAGAAGGAACACCGACACCGACGCCAGAAGGAACAACCGACGCCGACACCGACGCCGACACCGACACAACGCTATGCGAGTGA
- a CDS encoding polyprenol monophosphomannose synthase → MSFVVVIPIYNEKEHIKPLIKEILAVENVSKIIVIDDNSSDGTGGVLDELKEEVWQLKVIHRPQKLGLGTAYIEGFRLALKEDCNFILQMDGDFSHDPKYIPQMLEAIKTCDLVIGSRYISQGGIKNWSLWRRLLSKVASIYVRIITKMPLNDPTSGFKCFRRKVLEKITLDKIHSQGYAFQIEMNYLVWGNNFRIKEIPIVFYERKRGKSKLNLRIILEAMWRVWELRFGNEMIRRITNRTMIFGLFVVI, encoded by the coding sequence ATGAGTTTTGTGGTCGTTATCCCTATTTACAATGAAAAAGAACACATAAAGCCTCTGATTAAAGAGATTTTAGCAGTGGAAAATGTTTCTAAAATTATTGTCATTGACGATAATTCTTCCGATGGGACGGGAGGAGTTTTAGATGAACTCAAAGAGGAAGTTTGGCAATTAAAAGTTATACATCGTCCTCAAAAATTGGGTTTAGGAACCGCTTATATTGAAGGATTTAGACTTGCTTTAAAAGAAGATTGTAATTTTATTCTTCAGATGGATGGAGATTTTTCTCATGACCCAAAATACATTCCTCAAATGCTTGAAGCTATAAAGACTTGCGATTTGGTGATTGGTTCACGCTATATTTCGCAAGGAGGAATTAAAAATTGGAGCCTTTGGCGGAGATTATTAAGTAAAGTAGCAAGTATTTATGTCCGCATCATCACAAAAATGCCTCTTAATGATCCCACTAGTGGTTTTAAATGTTTTAGGAGAAAAGTTCTGGAAAAAATTACTTTGGATAAAATACACTCGCAGGGTTATGCTTTTCAAATCGAAATGAATTATTTAGTCTGGGGAAATAATTTTCGCATTAAAGAAATTCCCATTGTTTTTTACGAACGAAAAAGAGGAAAATCAAAACTTAACCTGAGAATAATTCTTGAAGCCATGTGGCGTGTCTGGGAACTACGTTTTGGAAACGAAATGATTCGAAGAATAACGAATCGTACAATGATATTTGGATTATTCGTTGTCATTTGA
- a CDS encoding phospholipid carrier-dependent glycosyltransferase, translating into MQNNNLFKQHRSKILLFLTLLSLLTRLINLSSVNKVVFDEVHYGKYISSYLKREYFFDDHPPLAKLFMAGLAKLFSLDPKTSFEHIGSAYPKETPLFVLRLVPALFGALLIPLIFLFTQKITQSPRAGLLASLFILFDNAFLTHSRFITPDPFLIFFIIFTIYTFLKSENGKRKRWLFIAGMSGGFTISTKWIGLIGLGIVLIEILYTERLKIMKKPKKIIMYFLTFVIIPLIIYYFTISIHFKTLNHAGGFKEVMGLNKSMFYSHSRPLTHHYSSKWFTWPFMARSVSYLHSSLGSNHVQNITFLGNPFVWWLSTLGIITLIILTFLKKFFPFRNLAEFRGKEIILSGYIISFLPFMSISRCLFLYHYLTALIFALIATAVILDKFLAIEEIPSPLPSIFTLITALPLLILISRAVYLWYIPQETPFLLGSFFIILGSLFSIYLYFITKRNIYKIPHYWLIALFFTLIGCFLIFSPLSYGLPISQKTFDFYMWIKSWI; encoded by the coding sequence ATGCAAAACAATAATTTATTTAAGCAGCACCGTTCTAAGATTCTCCTCTTTCTTACCCTACTCTCTTTACTCACCCGCTTAATTAATTTAAGTTCTGTCAATAAAGTCGTCTTTGATGAAGTGCACTATGGGAAATATATCTCAAGTTATCTAAAGCGGGAATATTTTTTTGATGACCATCCTCCTTTGGCTAAACTCTTTATGGCAGGTTTAGCAAAATTATTTAGTTTAGATCCAAAAACAAGTTTTGAGCATATTGGTTCAGCATATCCCAAAGAGACCCCTCTTTTTGTTTTAAGACTTGTTCCTGCATTGTTTGGTGCTTTATTAATACCGCTTATTTTTCTTTTTACACAAAAAATTACCCAATCTCCGCGTGCAGGATTATTGGCTTCTTTATTTATTCTTTTTGACAACGCCTTTTTGACCCATTCACGGTTTATTACTCCTGACCCATTTTTAATCTTTTTTATTATCTTTACCATATATACTTTTCTAAAAAGCGAAAATGGAAAAAGAAAACGCTGGCTTTTTATCGCTGGGATGAGTGGAGGTTTTACGATATCTACTAAATGGATTGGTTTAATTGGTCTGGGGATAGTTTTGATAGAAATTCTTTACACCGAGCGTCTAAAAATAATGAAAAAACCAAAAAAAATAATTATGTATTTTCTTACTTTTGTAATTATTCCTTTAATCATTTACTATTTTACAATTTCCATCCATTTCAAAACATTAAATCATGCGGGAGGATTTAAAGAAGTTATGGGATTAAACAAAAGCATGTTTTATAGCCATTCACGCCCTCTAACTCATCACTATTCCAGCAAATGGTTTACCTGGCCTTTTATGGCAAGGTCGGTGAGTTATTTGCATTCTTCTCTGGGAAGTAACCACGTGCAAAATATTACCTTTTTAGGAAACCCTTTTGTCTGGTGGTTATCCACACTGGGGATAATTACTCTTATTATTCTGACCTTCCTTAAGAAATTCTTTCCTTTCAGGAATTTAGCTGAATTTAGAGGTAAAGAGATTATTTTAAGCGGTTATATCATTTCCTTCCTCCCTTTTATGTCTATTTCCCGTTGTTTATTTTTATATCATTATCTTACGGCGCTTATCTTTGCGTTAATTGCTACCGCAGTTATTTTAGATAAATTTCTAGCAATAGAAGAAATACCCTCTCCACTTCCAAGTATATTTACCTTAATTACCGCGCTTCCTTTACTTATTTTAATCTCCCGCGCCGTTTATTTATGGTATATTCCCCAAGAGACTCCTTTTTTATTAGGAAGCTTTTTTATTATTCTGGGGAGTTTATTCAGTATTTATCTTTATTTTATAACCAAAAGAAATATTTATAAAATTCCTCACTACTGGTTAATAGCCCTATTTTTCACATTAATTGGCTGTTTCTTAATCTTTTCACCTTTAAGCTATGGTCTGCCCATAAGCCAGAAGACATTTGATTTTTATATGTGGATAAAGAGTTGGATATAA
- a CDS encoding glycosyltransferase family 2 protein has product MIRNISVFFPAYNEEKNIEKVVLSTLDFLKEITSDYEIIIVNDGSKDRTGEIAEDLSKKNPQVKVVHHSKNLGYGSALTSGFRNSTKDLVFFMDSDNQFDIKEIRNLLPLLESFDVVVGYRLRRKDSFHRKLNAWLFNLLVNILFCLGIEDVDCGFKLFKKEAVENIKLESKGALISTELLVKIKKRGFRIKQVGVHHYPRMHGKQTGTNFKVILRFFKELIKMGWKLRFS; this is encoded by the coding sequence ATGATAAGAAACATTTCGGTTTTTTTCCCTGCTTATAATGAAGAAAAAAATATCGAAAAGGTAGTTTTATCTACTTTAGATTTTTTAAAAGAAATTACTTCCGATTATGAGATAATTATTGTTAACGATGGGAGCAAAGATAGAACAGGAGAAATTGCAGAAGATTTATCTAAAAAAAATCCACAGGTTAAAGTGGTCCATCACTCTAAAAATTTAGGTTATGGCTCGGCACTTACTTCTGGATTTAGAAATTCTACCAAAGATTTGGTTTTCTTCATGGATAGTGATAACCAATTTGATATCAAAGAAATAAGAAATTTATTGCCTCTTTTAGAGAGCTTTGATGTAGTGGTGGGTTATCGGCTAAGAAGAAAGGACTCTTTTCATCGTAAATTGAATGCCTGGCTTTTTAATCTATTGGTAAATATCTTGTTTTGTTTAGGAATAGAAGATGTGGATTGCGGGTTTAAGTTATTTAAAAAAGAAGCAGTAGAAAATATAAAATTGGAATCAAAAGGAGCTTTAATCTCAACAGAATTATTGGTGAAAATTAAAAAAAGGGGTTTTAGAATAAAGCAAGTAGGAGTGCACCATTATCCACGGATGCACGGGAAACAAACCGGTACAAACTTTAAGGTGATTTTAAGGTTTTTTAAGGAATTGATTAAGATGGGATGGAAACTAAGATTTAGTTAA